The following DNA comes from Papaver somniferum cultivar HN1 chromosome 4, ASM357369v1, whole genome shotgun sequence.
atttactaccgattataggctcaaccaaaattcaaaaaattgaggatttttgCAAAAACACATTTTGGGGGAACTCTATATTCGATAGTTATATAAACTACCATGACTGCCGATTATAGTAGGATATTTGCAAAGAGAGACAATGTATAATCGGAAGTCGGGAAaccttcatttactaccgattataggctcaaccaaaattcaaaaaattgagatttttttcaaaatcttattttggggctactctatattcgggaGTTAAATAAACTAAATTCACTATGGATTATGGTAGCATTTTAGCCAAAGGTCTTCTTTAATCGGGGGTCAAGATAAAAttttttactaccgattataggataatcaaaattcaaaaaatagaggaATTTATTTTGGGAATACTTTATAATCGGAAGTTATATGCACTAGATTTACTCACGATTGTGGATTAACTTCCCGATTGTGAAGTTATCTACCAATTGGAAAGGGTAGTTTGACCCCTAATTTTTTCGGGATCGCCCCTAAAACTGTCGGGCTTAAATTTCTACTCGCTGATCAGAACAAAGACACAATAATATGAGTCTCCTACAATCAGTTCAGCAACTGATGATGTTTCTGCATCTCTACTCATTACCGtgcctttttcttttcttatttctttttgTTCTACAAGTGTTTGTTATCCGCCGAAACTTCGGAAACCTTCATCAAATAGGATCACTACTCCAGGGCTCGTTCCATGAGTTGTCTAAAAAATACGGACCGATCATGCTCTTACATTTCGGTCCATCACCAACTCTTGTAGTTTCATCTGCAGATATGGCAATAGAAGTCTTGAAAACCAAGATCTTGTTTTTGCAAATAGGCGTTTTAGTTTTGCTGGTAAAGCTCTTCTCTATGGATGCACTGACATTGGTTTCTCATCCTACAATGAATACTTGAGGAAGGATGTGGCCTTTTGAGTTTTTAAGCATCAAAAGAATTGAGTCTGTCAAGTTTAGCTGCTCTCTCAAATCAGTCAAATGACATAATCTGTTGGTGTACTCTTGGCAAAAAGTATGAAAATGGTGACCACAAAAGGTTTAGTGAATTGCCACACGAGGTGACAAACCTATTGGGGGTTGTGTGTTTCGGAGATTTGAAATTTTTGGATGTTGTAACTGGAAGCTGAAAATGTTATCCCAAGAAGTGGATGCATTTCTCGATCAAGTAATAGACGAGCACCTAAGTAAGCAAGAAGGTGTTAATGTAGAAGAAGATACTTTTATAGATATTCTGCTCGCAAGCCAGACGGAGCACCTGAACCTCACAAGAAACAATGTGAAAGCCATTCTACTGGTTAGATATCTCTCTCGCTCCCCTTTTTTCTTTCGTTCTCTAATTCTCATGCTTAAATACTTGGATTCATCCTCAACAACCTTGACATGGGCGATGTCAGAACTAATCAAGAAGCCAACACTGATTAAGATGCATTATTAAAGAGACTATGCGTTTACATCCTCCTCTACCACTTTTGATTCCACGGAAAAAATAAAAGGTTATGATATCCCACCAAATACAACAGTCTTTGTTAATGCATGGGCAAATTCAGAGGGACTTGAAATTCTGGAATGTTTCGTCCAGAGAGATTTGTCGACAACCCAATTGAATACACGGGGAGCAAGGATTTTGAGTTTATGCCATTCGGGGCTTGGAGAAGAGGGTGCCCAGGCATACCATTTGGTGTTTTGGTTGTTGAGCTTGTTTTGCTAACCTCTTATTGGGAGTCCGGTTTTCACTAATTCGTTTGGGAATCTATCCTATAACGGAAcggaaaaaaaattaacaaatctATTCTTATTTAGAAAAAAACCGTTAAATTGTTAACAGCCGGAATTACACATGCgtcaattttagatttttagCCTTGGGCATTTTAGGATTTGATAGCAGGCGCTTTTGGCAGGTCAGAATTGTTCCAAATTCCAATCCTTTTGGCTCGTGCGTATGTCATATTAATCAGTATCGACTATCTCCCCATGTAGGAGTATGTAGAGTTTTAATGAATTTCCTGCGTGCTAATATCATTGCATACTGCAGCATAAAATCATCATCTAGAGGATGTCATGCAGTGCGGTTGTGTTAATTTTATGGAGCTGGAAATGAAACCTTTACAACGACGTTAAATTTTGTAGCAATAATCATTGTGACATGGCGAACATCACTGAACATTTGGAACCTCGGGATGGAAGGAATAAGTAAGAAGATTTCATGAATGTCAGACCCACACAACAAACAATTCAGGGTAAAACAAAATTTATCGATACAACTGAGATTTCTATATCAAACATTTCGCTCGAGTGCCGCCCAATAGGCTCTCTATAATTCGCCAcgatcatgatttgatgaaacaaACCCAACGTCTCTGAGATTCTTTAATCATACATTTTCATCCCCAAAAACACATAAATGTAATCGATCTTCACTACATTTCACTCGGTATCTCTTGGTCTCCCCGCTTCTCTCTGCTTTCAGTTTCATTCTCTACAGATAAGACAACTCAGCCATTCTCGTATAAATCATATGGGTGAAAATGTACACGAGTAACACCACACATGTGGTATATTAACCATCTAACGGTTTCTTTCTCTCTTTAGGATAAATTTCTTAATTTTTTGAGTTAGGGGATAGATTCCCAAACCAATTAGTGAAAACGGGACATATTCCCCCTCTTATTCTGGTTTGATTGGGAGCTTCCTGATGGTTTCGACTATGAAAACCTAGATATGACTGAAAATTTCGGTATGAATGTCTCTAAAAAAATCCCTCTCTGCGTCATCGCTGTGCCTCATTTTACGCACTGTATTTTTCCGATGTCGTTTAATGACATGATTTATTTTCATAAGTCATACCATGTCAACCTATGTTGTAAAGGGCCCCTGGGCGGTCTAGGCTGGAAAAAAGGCGCCAAATCATGTGCATTTTTGTTGTTGGGCGAGGGGCCAGGCGATATATAAAAATGACATCAATGTTTGAAATGGCAGTTGAAACAGGTGATTAACAAAAACCAGACCATTCTATTTCTGTCCCATGGATTCCATCCAAGTCTGCACAAACTTATTGTTCCACTCTGCCTCGTCATTTTCAATGGCAACTATCCATAATGATGTACGTTCCTTTCATCTCTGCAATTCTATCAGAGAGAGgagaaaaaaggaacaaaaacggATTGATAGACGTAAAAAACAACATCTTACCATTGTGCCACCAACTCCTCTAATACACCATCAAACCCCTTATACTCAAACGAAGCATCAAGCTTTGGATGAAGTTCTCAAAGAGATTAAAAACTCCATCAAGCGCGGTATACATATCGATACCCaaatcttttcttctcttcttgaaACATGTTTTCAGTTAGAATCAGTTAATCATGGGATTCAGATACACCATCTTATTCCTGCGGATGTTCTGCGTAAGAGTGTTAGTTTGTCATCAAAACTTCTAAGGTTGTACGCGTCTTGTGGGCTTGTTGATAGTGCTCATCAGTTGTTTGATGAAATGCCCAAGTCTAATACGTCTGCGTTCCCTTGGAATTCTCTTATATCTGGGTATGCTGAATTGGGTCGATATGAAGATGCAATGGCTCTTTATTTTCAAATGGAGGAAGAAAATGTCGAACCTGATCAATTCACCTTTCCACGGGTGTTAAAAGCTTGTGCTGGGATTGGTTCGATTCGTATTGGCGAAGCGATTCATCGAGATGTAGTTCGGTTTGGTTTTGGTTATGATGGGTTTGTTCTGAATGCGCTTGTTGATATGTATGCTAAATGTGGTGACATTGTAAAAGCTAGAAAAATCTTTGGTAAAATCAAACAGCGAGACTCAGTATCATGGAACTCGATCTTAACAGGTTATGTTCGTCATGGTCTTTTAGATGATGCGGTTGGGATTTTACGTGAAATGCTTCTCAATGGATTTCAGCCGGATTCAGTTACCATATCCAGTATTCTTGCTGGGTTTCCATTATCAAAACTCGCAGGAGAAATTCATGGGTGGGTTCTTAGACGAGGATTTGAGAACAACTTATCAATTGCCAATTCTTTGATTGGTGTCTATTCTAATCAGGGGAAGTTGGACCGTGCTTGGTGGTTATTCAAGATGATGCCTGAGAAAGATGTTGTTTCATGGAATTCTATAATTACTGGTCATCATAAATGTCAAGAAGCACTCACATATTTCCACGAGATGGAGAAGTCCGGTGTTGTGCCAGACAACATCACGTTTGTTTCATTATTATCAGCTTGTGCTCACCTTGGATTGGTTGAGGATGGGCGAATTTTGTTTGCGAAAATGAAAGACAAATATCGTATAAAAGCACAAATGGAGCATTATGCTTGCATGGTGAACCTCCTTGGAAGAGCAGGTTTGATCGTTGAAGCTTATGATGTTATAGTGAAGGAGATGGAATTCGAGGCTGGTTCAACGGTGTGGGGAGCTTTGTTATTTGCTTGTTCTGTCCATGGTAATGCGGAAGTAGGAGAAATAGCTGCAAATAAGCTTTTTGACTTGGAACCTGATAATGCTCATAATTTTGAGCTTTTAATGAAGATTTATGGAGGTGCGGGAAGATGGGAAGAAATGGAGAAAGTTATGAGAGTAATGGTGGATAGAGGTCTGGATTCAATAGATTAAACTTACCGTCTGTCCGTTCCTTCTATTCAAAATCGAGACATGTGCGCATACTGCTGGCAAATTTTAGCATGGTTTCCTCAGATTCATCTGGTATTGAGGGTTCTTCTGCAGATAAATTCAAGTCAGGTAGCTGAGAGCCTGAGATTCATATGGGAAATTTTAGCATGGTTTCCTCGGTACTTTGGGTCCAACAGGAATCTGAAACTGGATGATTACTTGATTATTTCGGGACATTCTTTCTCGACTTTGGCTGTCGCGGAAGAAGATTTGATGAGATAGATACGATTTGTTGAGTTCTTTTCAGTGTTTCTTGTAAATTCTAGTGAACTTGTGAATAGGCATTTTACTGCAAGATATGCCGGTGTGTCTGTGAAATAAATCTGTGGTCTTGTATACACGAGCAAATAATTGATATAAAGTTACAATTGAACGTCAACAACACATCAATACTGAATTTTTAGTTCCAGAAGTCACTCACTCCCTCGATATCCTGGGTAAATTAGCAAATTACAGTTCTCATTTTTGGCACTAAGTTATTACCGTAATAAACATATCGCTTTATTTACACTTGATTTTGAACTCAAGAACCCTGCCTTTGGAAGCTTATAAACATGAGAAACCTTAGCATTTACAGTTGATCAAAAAGTGCCAATTGAAGTGTAAAACTTTATGCAAAGAAACGCTTGAAGGCTGTACAGTGGCACTGACTTCGCTAAAAAAGCACAAATTTCTTCTTTCCATTTATAGACTTCAAGAATGAACAAATAGAGTATACATATGTGCCTTTCTTTACAAATCAGTTAAAGTTATAGCTTCACCGAAACTGTTAGCTGATGAAGATCTGATCCAACATGAGATACACTGTAGCCTGTTGAGTTAGTCATGTCAGAGAATACATATTTCTCAAGTTCAAATCACTGATACAAACATAACGAACCAATCAGCTGAAAAACCATGATATACCAGCTCAGCTTCGAGTGCACAGAAACCTCCGGGAAGATATTTTTCCTTTCACTGAAGGTCACCTACAGACGGAGCCCTAAATCAACCTTCATGTTAGTGGAGTCTGGGGTAGCACCAGTGAGGACTAACTGCATAGTACATTAGAGAGAGTCTCTTTCCCTGAGCACCATTAACCATTCTGATTTTCTGTAGAATGATGAACACTGTGGCAATGACTTGTGTAGAATTTAGGGTTCTCATCTTAATTACTAGGCATGGACACTGAACCCAATGAACACACTGATTTGAACTTGCGCAGGAAgttgtcacaaaaatgaaggaAAGATATCTGTTTGAAAATCAAAGAGGTCAGTTGGCCAAAATATACTGTCCATTTCATACTTAAATGCATCCAAGAAAAGACCCATCGAAAGCCCTGCCTTCCAGTAGTTAAACACTGTGATCAGACTCTTAACCTTGTCAAGCAGAGGAAAGGAAGATTTATACATGAGGGCACCGATTCCCTCCACCACAAACATAGCTAAACCAGCAGATAAAATATCCCAGTCTCCCGTTTGCCCAATCATGGTGGCAAACGCAGTTGCACAGTAAAAGCCCACCAAGAAAAAGAGTACCTTCATAGGGAATCCTTTCTTCAACTCGTTAAACCTTGCACTCAGTTTTATGCGAAAAAATTGGATAGCTTTAACCAGTCTAGTTTCACCATTGTTGTTACTTTCAGGAGGGGTATCCAATCCACCCCCATCTACACTACTCCCTAAAGACCAGGAAATCCTCCTAAAACAATTCCAATCATATACCCGTGTTAGAGAGAATCTTCATTCCATAACAAAAAACAGATTATGCCGAAAGATCAGCTCATCCTCATTACTGGCTGGTCACACACTAGCTATCTTTGACTGCTATGACATAAACAACTGAAAGTAGGAACTCAGTACCATGTATTCTATTTAAGGGTCTCGAACTCTCAAATGAACGTAAATAGAGAGACAAAATTTCATGATGAAAAACATAAAAGGTCTATAATTAGTACTGAGAGTCACGTTTTGCGCTCAATAAAACACCAGTAAAAGTGAAACCCCTTCATTGCCATAACAGATACCAAACAAAGACGTTACTATGAGGAGGTTATAACTTGCTCAAAAAAAAAGTGATTTAACAAGTTCTtggtatatatataaaataataataataaaatgatgatcatgCATGAGTACAGTCTCAATAAACAAATACATGTATCGAGAAAAAACATATACTTGGGAATGTACAAAGTCAATCAAAGTTCCTTCGAAATGGGTAAAGACAAATTTTAATAGACGCCAAGGCGACGCGATGCATTATCCTTTGGCAAGGTGATATGCTGCCTCGAGGTGGCCTCTACATTTTGCCTCGCATTGCAAAACGGAAATGCTAGAAAATTAAGTAAATGAAAAACTAAACTCATAACTCGTCAGTCATACGAATTTAGCATATCATGATAGTCATCAACATACTTTCCATATTTCAAACCCGAAAATATACATACTAAATTAAACATAATAAGTTGATATTATTCGCATGATACGCCCCACCTTTTTTCTCTTTAAACTTCAACAGTTGTTTTCTTAAAGTATTATTTACAGTTTTATATACAGGGTTTCATCGTACATGCTTTAAGCCTTTAAGGAAAAGCAAACTCAAAAACCCCTCAAGGCCTATGTTTGAGCTTTTTAAGTTCAAAAGCATACGCCTCAAATCAAGCTGTTGATGCGCAAGCATCAAAGCGAAAAGAAGTTGAAGCGCAAAAGAGCAGCCTCAGGATGTATGTTTAACATTATGCAAAGAAAGTTAGATGACTTTGCACATTCTTAGGTACATGTATTTGTTTCTTCTAGATGCATGTATTTGCTTATTAAAACTATATACATGTAAGCTAATCACCCTTATACTTTGGATATACACTGACATTGTAAAATTGCTCAGCCTGTTATATAATAACCCTTGAGTTTAAGGCTATAAAGAGGTTTTActatatcaaaatcataaaatcaaatagaaaattctCC
Coding sequences within:
- the LOC113275242 gene encoding pentatricopeptide repeat-containing protein At4g25270, chloroplastic-like; translated protein: MDSIQVCTNLLFHSASSFSMATIHNDVRSFHLCNSIRERRKKEQKRIDRRKKQHLTIVPPTPLIHHQTPYTQTKHQALDEVLKEIKNSIKRGIHIDTQIFSSLLETCFQLESVNHGIQIHHLIPADVLRKSVSLSSKLLRLYASCGLVDSAHQLFDEMPKSNTSAFPWNSLISGYAELGRYEDAMALYFQMEEENVEPDQFTFPRVLKACAGIGSIRIGEAIHRDVVRFGFGYDGFVLNALVDMYAKCGDIVKARKIFGKIKQRDSVSWNSILTGYVRHGLLDDAVGILREMLLNGFQPDSVTISSILAGFPLSKLAGEIHGWVLRRGFENNLSIANSLIGVYSNQGKLDRAWWLFKMMPEKDVVSWNSIITGHHKCQEALTYFHEMEKSGVVPDNITFVSLLSACAHLGLVEDGRILFAKMKDKYRIKAQMEHYACMVNLLGRAGLIVEAYDVIVKEMEFEAGSTVWGALLFACSVHGNAEVGEIAANKLFDLEPDNAHNFELLMKIYGGAGRWEEMEKVMRVMVDRGLDSID
- the LOC113275244 gene encoding ycf20-like protein isoform X1, with amino-acid sequence MILLGPYMVMAAKFPALPVYPKTTIFSSPCCQRSRYSVWACLCKTSFDDVSWRFYPRLCFARVALPSFIKSSKRISWSLGSSVDGGGLDTPPESNNNGETRLVKAIQFFRIKLSARFNELKKGFPMKVLFFLVGFYCATAFATMIGQTGDWDILSAGLAMFVVEGIGALMYKSSFPLLDKVKSLITVFNYWKAGLSMGLFLDAFKYEMDSIFWPTDLFDFQTDIFPSFL
- the LOC113275244 gene encoding ycf20-like protein isoform X2, yielding MVMAAKFPALPVYPKTTIFSSPCCQRSRYSVWACLCKTSFDDVSWRFYPRLCFARVALPSFIKSSKRISWSLGSSVDGGGLDTPPESNNNGETRLVKAIQFFRIKLSARFNELKKGFPMKVLFFLVGFYCATAFATMIGQTGDWDILSAGLAMFVVEGIGALMYKSSFPLLDKVKSLITVFNYWKAGLSMGLFLDAFKYEMDSIFWPTDLFDFQTDIFPSFL